One segment of Paenibacillus rhizovicinus DNA contains the following:
- a CDS encoding LysR family transcriptional regulator — protein sequence MNEQLKTFVQVAETGSFSKAAEKLFISSTAVMKQMNVLEKQAGIPLLNRTNHGVRLTEAGAAFIKDAKFMLQYYQESLIRMRQAAQANRYIVRVGTSMLNPCKVLIDLWNGISSLSPQFGISIVHFEDDAHTLPATYRTIGQSFDIMVGPFLADRWKAHYRMLELGSYRLCFAVSRHHRLASKKTISVTDLYGERLAVVNGGNCSVIHEIRDFLIKNHPQIRMKEVPRLYDLDVFNRCEESNTVMLTLEAWADIHPSLVTIPSDLDFALPYGLLYPLHPSEELHQFIALIQEMNVDRLGEPK from the coding sequence ATGAATGAACAACTGAAGACGTTTGTTCAAGTGGCGGAGACTGGGAGCTTCTCTAAAGCAGCCGAAAAGCTCTTTATTTCTTCAACCGCAGTGATGAAGCAAATGAATGTATTGGAAAAGCAAGCCGGAATCCCTCTATTGAACCGTACCAACCACGGTGTCAGGCTCACGGAGGCAGGAGCAGCCTTTATCAAGGATGCGAAATTCATGCTGCAATATTATCAAGAATCTCTGATCCGCATGCGTCAGGCCGCGCAAGCAAATCGGTATATTGTTCGGGTCGGAACTTCTATGCTTAACCCATGCAAGGTTTTGATTGATCTGTGGAATGGAATCAGCAGCTTGTCCCCGCAATTCGGAATAAGTATCGTTCATTTCGAAGATGACGCCCATACACTCCCGGCCACTTACCGTACGATCGGTCAATCGTTCGATATCATGGTAGGGCCATTTCTTGCAGACCGCTGGAAGGCTCACTACCGGATGCTCGAATTGGGGAGTTACCGTTTGTGCTTTGCCGTATCTCGGCACCATAGGCTGGCTTCTAAGAAGACAATTTCTGTAACGGATTTGTATGGGGAAAGATTGGCTGTGGTGAATGGAGGGAACTGCTCGGTCATACATGAGATTCGTGATTTCCTGATAAAGAATCATCCTCAAATACGAATGAAAGAGGTGCCGCGGCTCTACGACCTTGATGTATTTAATCGCTGCGAGGAAAGCAATACGGTTATGCTGACGTTGGAGGCGTGGGCAGATATTCATCCATCCTTGGTGACGATCCCCAGTGATTTGGATTTTGCACTTCCATATGGATTGCTGTATCCATTACATCCATCGGAGGAACTCCATCAATTCATAGCACTCATACAAGAAATGAACGTTGACAGACTGGGCGAACCAAAGTAA
- a CDS encoding SDR family NAD(P)-dependent oxidoreductase: MENKVWFITGASRGLGRIWAEAALSRGDKVAATARTPESISDLKERFGDAVLPLALDVTDARQVEHVVQLAHAHFGRLDVILNNAGYTLVGTTEEADESDVRELFDANYFGTLRVIQAALPLLRLQGSGHILGVSSAMGIVAAPLIGFYCASKWAVEALHDSLAQEVKGFGIKVTLLEPGAYATDFGSPLSMKRSQGLEVYDELRRDVFGRLSTERRGDPRATAEAILQIADAQEPPLRFAVGAGVLPLVRGAYADRLAAWEAWEAVSNEAQGNNPTENA; the protein is encoded by the coding sequence ATGGAAAACAAAGTCTGGTTCATTACAGGAGCCTCTCGCGGATTAGGGCGTATTTGGGCCGAGGCCGCTCTCTCGCGCGGGGATAAAGTTGCCGCGACTGCTCGCACACCGGAAAGCATTTCCGATCTTAAGGAACGTTTTGGAGACGCCGTTCTACCCTTAGCCCTTGATGTGACGGATGCCCGTCAGGTCGAACATGTCGTTCAGCTGGCACATGCGCATTTCGGCAGGCTGGACGTCATCCTTAACAATGCCGGATACACGTTGGTTGGCACGACTGAAGAGGCTGACGAATCCGACGTCCGCGAGCTATTTGACGCTAATTACTTTGGTACTCTTCGTGTTATCCAAGCTGCGCTGCCTCTGCTTCGACTGCAGGGCAGCGGGCACATTCTCGGAGTCTCAAGCGCCATGGGCATTGTTGCGGCGCCTCTAATCGGCTTCTATTGTGCATCCAAATGGGCGGTCGAAGCACTGCACGATAGCCTCGCGCAAGAGGTTAAAGGCTTCGGCATTAAGGTTACGTTGCTCGAGCCCGGCGCCTATGCAACTGATTTTGGAAGTCCCTTGTCCATGAAGAGATCACAGGGATTGGAAGTCTATGATGAACTTCGAAGGGATGTGTTTGGCCGTTTATCGACTGAACGTCGAGGCGACCCTCGGGCAACAGCCGAAGCGATTCTTCAAATCGCAGATGCCCAAGAACCTCCTCTGCGTTTTGCGGTCGGCGCTGGGGTGTTGCCTTTAGTACGCGGAGCTTATGCGGATCGATTAGCCGCTTGGGAAGCATGGGAGGCTGTATCGAACGAAGCGCAAGGCAACAACCCGACCGAAAACGCATAA
- a CDS encoding TetR/AcrR family transcriptional regulator, whose protein sequence is MGRYKEFDKEAVLHKAMLVFWKKGYEAASIPDLLEAMELSRSSLYETFGDKQTLYIEAFNWYKKWKQAKRDILLNATSAKSGIRQYFEVHIDSALDGETPKGCLITNAAIGMDSPDEQLNALVRERFDELEKSFHELLRKGQETGEIKPEKDIKTLSYLLSNLNHSINIVAKVQGDRSKMQQMVDMVMEML, encoded by the coding sequence ATGGGACGCTATAAAGAGTTTGATAAAGAAGCCGTGCTTCATAAAGCGATGCTCGTTTTTTGGAAGAAGGGCTACGAAGCGGCTAGCATTCCCGATTTGCTGGAAGCCATGGAGCTGAGCAGATCAAGTCTCTACGAAACGTTCGGGGACAAACAAACGCTTTATATCGAGGCGTTCAACTGGTACAAGAAGTGGAAGCAAGCCAAACGGGACATCCTTCTGAATGCGACATCCGCAAAATCGGGAATCCGGCAGTACTTCGAGGTCCACATCGATTCCGCTTTGGACGGCGAGACGCCGAAGGGCTGTCTCATTACTAACGCAGCAATCGGCATGGATTCGCCAGATGAACAGCTGAATGCGTTGGTCAGGGAACGGTTCGACGAGTTGGAGAAATCGTTCCACGAGCTGCTGCGTAAAGGTCAGGAGACGGGAGAAATCAAGCCTGAGAAAGATATCAAGACGTTATCATATCTGCTCTCGAACCTGAATCATAGTATAAATATCGTCGCGAAGGTGCAAGGCGACCGCAGCAAGATGCAGCAGATGGTAGACATGGTGATGGAAATGCTATAA